The Thermanaerothrix sp. genome window below encodes:
- a CDS encoding PLP-dependent aminotransferase family protein: MSSFFDGLYSGRVADLRPSPIREMLHLVRRPGIISFAGGMPDPEAFPVDLFYEAAGILKSQGKDVLQYGTTEGYGPLKDFLIQWTAPRMGRRLEHDEILITAGSSQVSDLLCWALIDQDDLILMEEPSFLGVFLNMHNHGAKFLTIPCDDQGMMVDLIPEKVERAQREGKKVKLCYTIANFHNPLGTTLSLERRRKLIEYAHRYGFAIMEDDPYGYVRFEGEHLPTLFSLDDRGVVVYAGSFSKILAPGTRVGWCCGNRDIIRKMAIFKQGVDVCTSLVAQALVYEYCRLGHLDSFLPKIIEHYKKKRDAMEDAMREHLPLDLVHWVKPEGGYFYWVKMKGINSDELFKRAVDNQVAFVPGKAFYPNRDGGENELRLCYTFASPEQTQEGMRRLGEAMRGMAG; the protein is encoded by the coding sequence TTGTCCAGTTTCTTCGACGGCCTCTACAGCGGCAGGGTGGCGGACCTCCGGCCATCTCCCATCAGGGAGATGCTCCACCTGGTACGTAGGCCCGGGATCATATCCTTCGCGGGAGGCATGCCGGATCCAGAGGCCTTCCCGGTGGACCTCTTCTACGAGGCGGCGGGGATACTCAAAAGCCAGGGCAAGGACGTGCTTCAGTACGGAACCACCGAGGGGTACGGGCCCCTAAAGGACTTCCTGATCCAGTGGACCGCCCCCAGGATGGGGCGCCGCCTGGAGCACGATGAAATTCTCATAACCGCCGGCTCCTCCCAGGTCTCGGACCTTCTCTGCTGGGCCCTCATAGACCAGGACGACCTGATCCTCATGGAGGAACCCTCCTTCCTCGGGGTGTTCCTCAACATGCACAACCACGGGGCCAAGTTCCTTACCATTCCCTGCGACGACCAGGGGATGATGGTGGACCTCATACCCGAAAAGGTGGAGCGAGCCCAGCGGGAGGGCAAGAAGGTGAAGCTATGCTACACCATAGCCAACTTCCACAACCCCCTTGGCACCACCCTCTCCCTGGAGAGGCGCCGTAAACTCATCGAGTACGCCCACCGCTACGGCTTCGCCATCATGGAGGACGACCCCTACGGCTACGTAAGGTTCGAGGGGGAGCACCTGCCCACCCTCTTCTCCCTGGACGACCGGGGAGTGGTGGTCTACGCGGGCTCCTTCTCCAAGATACTGGCCCCCGGCACCAGGGTGGGATGGTGCTGCGGCAACCGGGACATAATCCGGAAGATGGCCATATTCAAGCAGGGGGTGGACGTGTGCACCAGCCTTGTGGCCCAGGCGCTGGTCTACGAGTACTGCCGGCTGGGGCACCTGGACTCCTTCCTTCCCAAGATAATAGAGCACTACAAGAAGAAGCGGGACGCCATGGAGGACGCCATGCGGGAGCACCTGCCCCTCGACCTGGTGCACTGGGTAAAGCCCGAGGGAGGCTACTTCTACTGGGTGAAGATGAAGGGGATAAACAGCGACGAGCTCTTCAAGCGAGCGGTGGACAACCAGGTGGCCTTCGTCCCCGGCAAGGCCTTCTACCCCAACCGGGACGGGGGCGAGAACGAGCTCAGGCTCTGCTACACCTTCGCATCCCCGGAGCAGACCCAGGAGGGCATGAGGCGCCTTGGAGAGGCCATGAGGGGGATGGCGGGTTGA